A window of the Mesotoga prima MesG1.Ag.4.2 genome harbors these coding sequences:
- a CDS encoding transporter permease, which yields MYLQTTIIAIIMVATFALASWKLKSPEISMVITAIVGALVGGFGFPSRLLVEGMFTYFDVGMIFLTASIFINIYSETGAMNALVRWIVKQFYDRKWLMLVLLGILMIIPGALTGAGSVSIFVVGGLVASVMSYMGFSKRRVAAFIYLFAMLAAVSPPINLWAMLMAAQANMPYVGFNVVLLVPIVIIALFTIVYTGTSKTPERKSKEHILSELPLPPEGMNWFKIITPFAVLLVLILLSKFAAFSIPVLGLPLTFVICAFASAMMDRKRWDVRKWFDVMVKTMDQVFPLLATVISVGALVNIMTATGVRGLLAITFITLPMVFIYITALLFAPFAQGALSYGSAIILGTPIIFLFNSVGLNVTVTAAALSLLFPLGDCLPPSRIVGRLTVETVGYEGSYMSFLKAIAIPWLFMGAIGLLMLIFPNQLDFLVVY from the coding sequence ATGTATCTTCAGACAACGATTATCGCAATAATTATGGTTGCTACTTTTGCTCTTGCAAGCTGGAAGTTGAAATCGCCGGAGATATCCATGGTAATTACCGCCATTGTTGGTGCGTTAGTGGGTGGGTTTGGATTTCCCTCGAGGCTTCTAGTGGAGGGTATGTTTACATATTTTGATGTTGGAATGATTTTTCTAACCGCATCGATTTTTATCAATATTTACTCTGAGACAGGGGCTATGAATGCCCTGGTTCGATGGATTGTGAAGCAGTTTTACGACAGAAAGTGGCTAATGTTAGTGCTACTGGGAATATTGATGATCATTCCTGGTGCTTTGACTGGAGCGGGGAGCGTATCGATATTTGTCGTAGGAGGCCTAGTAGCTTCAGTCATGAGCTACATGGGGTTTTCGAAGAGGCGTGTGGCGGCCTTCATATACTTGTTTGCAATGCTTGCTGCCGTTTCACCTCCTATAAACCTATGGGCAATGTTGATGGCAGCTCAGGCTAACATGCCATATGTTGGTTTCAATGTGGTACTGCTTGTACCAATAGTAATTATTGCCTTGTTTACAATAGTCTATACTGGCACTAGCAAGACGCCGGAGAGAAAGAGCAAAGAACACATCCTTTCCGAACTTCCACTTCCACCTGAAGGGATGAATTGGTTCAAGATCATAACTCCTTTTGCTGTTCTGCTTGTGTTGATTCTACTATCTAAATTCGCGGCATTTTCTATTCCCGTTCTTGGCCTTCCGCTTACATTTGTGATATGTGCTTTTGCCTCTGCCATGATGGACAGGAAGAGGTGGGATGTTCGCAAATGGTTCGATGTGATGGTAAAGACTATGGATCAGGTGTTTCCGCTACTAGCAACGGTTATAAGCGTAGGTGCCCTTGTAAATATCATGACGGCAACTGGTGTCAGAGGCTTGCTTGCTATCACTTTCATTACTCTACCGATGGTTTTCATCTACATTACCGCGCTGCTTTTTGCACCTTTCGCCCAAGGAGCGCTCAGCTACGGAAGTGCAATTATCCTCGGTACGCCAATAATCTTCCTATTCAATTCGGTTGGACTGAATGTCACAGTTACTGCTGCTGCCCTCAGTCTCCTTTTCCCATTGGGCGACTGTCTGCCTCCATCGAGAATAGTGGGAAGGCTTACTGTTGAGACGGTAGGATATGAAGGCAGCTACATGTCTTTCCTCAAAGCGATAGCTATACCGTGGCTTTTCATGGGTGCTATCGGGCTGCTGATGCTTATTTTCCCCAACCAGTTAGATTTCCTTGTAGTCTATTGA
- a CDS encoding BREX system ATP-binding domain-containing protein, with protein MDYHPMFEAIRAGTAVPVDFVTEILTGREKYVQEIENDINYILTGRSKVRVFLGEYGLGKTTLARYAEYVSREKGMMISCLSEKDYDTLHKQDEFFRSIMKNMTMVGINGNPLKIFLRAWAEKTLGELEELRIPSDDVNSVREYLSTRDNYDPDGMFSHFCAAYVASAGQGAPGEEFYAYLVGDSVDKRTMKKHGIYHFLQDDGWNFLKSFTSLMDTLQVPGLVIIMDELESTMNRRRDVRDRTFNQLREIIDKMSAGFLQKTYFLWLGTDVWFENKHRGIASYHALYDRMKNISGDNSGKTIILNLEPLGKEDLRQLIRRLKTLYASCYSYTADSSFEETTLQSLVKQYTGIDGKLRPSVREVAKLTVEFLDSLRQGKGQEGNGDADSVKAADQLW; from the coding sequence GTGGATTACCATCCGATGTTTGAGGCCATAAGAGCCGGAACTGCCGTCCCGGTTGATTTCGTCACCGAGATACTCACAGGCCGAGAAAAATACGTTCAAGAGATTGAGAACGATATCAACTACATTCTGACTGGGAGAAGCAAGGTGAGAGTCTTTCTGGGAGAATACGGACTGGGAAAGACAACTCTTGCCAGATACGCGGAATACGTGTCCAGGGAAAAAGGAATGATGATATCCTGCCTTTCCGAAAAGGATTACGACACACTACACAAACAGGACGAATTCTTTAGATCAATAATGAAGAACATGACAATGGTGGGAATAAACGGGAATCCTTTGAAGATATTCCTCAGGGCCTGGGCCGAAAAGACGCTCGGCGAGCTTGAGGAACTGAGAATTCCGTCTGACGATGTGAACTCAGTGAGAGAATACCTATCAACGAGAGACAATTATGACCCCGATGGCATGTTTTCTCATTTCTGCGCCGCATATGTGGCAAGCGCTGGACAGGGAGCCCCGGGTGAAGAGTTTTATGCGTATCTCGTTGGAGATAGTGTTGACAAAAGAACGATGAAAAAACACGGCATATACCATTTTCTCCAGGATGATGGTTGGAACTTCCTGAAGTCTTTCACTTCTTTGATGGATACTTTACAGGTCCCAGGGCTGGTAATAATAATGGATGAGCTCGAATCCACAATGAACAGAAGAAGAGATGTAAGGGATAGGACCTTCAATCAACTAAGGGAAATCATCGACAAGATGTCTGCGGGGTTCCTCCAAAAGACTTACTTTTTGTGGCTTGGAACAGATGTTTGGTTCGAAAACAAACACAGAGGAATCGCATCCTACCATGCGCTTTACGACAGGATGAAAAACATCTCCGGGGATAATAGTGGAAAGACCATTATCCTGAATCTAGAACCGTTGGGAAAAGAAGATTTGAGACAGCTGATCAGGCGGTTAAAGACGCTTTACGCCAGCTGCTATTCATACACTGCAGACTCGTCCTTCGAAGAGACCACACTGCAGTCCCTGGTTAAGCAGTACACAGGAATTGATGGAAAACTCAGACCCTCCGTTAGAGAAGTTGCCAAGCTCACCGTAGAGTTCCTCGATTCTCTCAGGCAAGGCAAAGGACAAGAAGGAAATGGAGACGCAGATTCAGTTAAAGCTGCTGATCAACTTTGGTGA
- a CDS encoding M14 family metallopeptidase has translation MKNPLYLKILFLVLSGVLGLLAGIEFWELRHYKETVVVSEDFSEKIMLSQYLPSLKNTWGDTPIYIYDSGVPGGSMLVLGGTHPYEPATTLATYVMMENIDVTSGKVYIIPHANMSASTLGMLGNAYIKYYHIETPWGQKKYRVGDRGTNPLDQWPDPFTYVHYPSTQNLAYQDIRNLNRTFPGRPDGTLTERISYAIMELIRNEDIDIFFDFHEASLMYPVVSTYVAHDRSMDIAMMAAMMLSATQFPMKCEASPKNLRGLTHREVGDFSNTLAILMETPEAFIDRVVGRMSEELMLEGKDEFLQTAAEKGLVYCDYDIYEGFPDALGNMIIGTPMDYRVGRHLSGTLEALNWMNQFFPDKAISVTFPNYVDVMSNGSGYYLHDPSKADPSRVFQN, from the coding sequence ATGAAGAATCCACTGTATCTAAAAATCCTATTCCTGGTTCTTTCGGGCGTACTCGGCCTTTTAGCTGGAATAGAGTTCTGGGAACTCCGGCATTACAAAGAAACGGTCGTCGTTTCAGAAGACTTCTCTGAAAAGATTATGCTTAGCCAGTATCTTCCAAGTCTCAAGAATACTTGGGGAGATACACCTATTTATATCTATGACTCCGGAGTACCGGGAGGCTCGATGCTTGTTCTCGGTGGAACCCATCCATATGAGCCGGCGACGACACTCGCGACCTACGTTATGATGGAAAACATCGACGTGACATCGGGGAAAGTCTATATAATTCCTCATGCAAATATGAGTGCCTCTACATTGGGAATGCTTGGCAACGCATACATAAAGTACTACCATATAGAGACTCCATGGGGTCAGAAGAAGTATAGAGTCGGTGACCGAGGAACTAATCCACTAGATCAGTGGCCAGACCCTTTCACCTACGTTCACTACCCATCAACCCAGAATTTGGCTTACCAGGACATCAGGAATTTGAACAGGACTTTTCCTGGAAGACCGGATGGAACGCTTACGGAGAGAATATCCTATGCGATTATGGAGTTGATTCGGAATGAGGACATTGACATTTTCTTCGATTTTCACGAGGCATCACTGATGTACCCGGTGGTAAGTACTTACGTGGCACACGACAGGTCAATGGATATTGCCATGATGGCCGCAATGATGCTAAGCGCCACTCAGTTCCCGATGAAGTGCGAGGCCTCGCCAAAAAACTTGAGAGGTCTGACACATAGAGAAGTGGGCGACTTCAGCAATACGTTGGCAATATTGATGGAGACGCCCGAAGCCTTTATCGACAGAGTCGTTGGGCGCATGTCAGAGGAACTTATGCTAGAGGGTAAAGATGAATTCCTTCAGACAGCTGCAGAAAAGGGTCTAGTTTACTGCGATTACGACATATACGAAGGTTTTCCGGATGCTCTTGGAAACATGATTATTGGTACACCGATGGATTACAGAGTCGGTAGGCACCTATCAGGAACGCTAGAGGCCTTGAACTGGATGAATCAGTTCTTCCCTGACAAGGCAATTAGCGTGACTTTTCCGAACTACGTCGATGTTATGAGTAATGGGTCGGGGTACTATCTACATGATCCAAGCAAAGCCGACCCATCCAGAGTCTTCCAGAACTGA
- a CDS encoding dipeptidase has product MKLKLKAFLVLVILLVFLSSTALTCTILAVGKDASVDGSTIVTHNDDSSSADFRLWIIPAIDWPEGSMRDIVIDSHNYIDYGDFPFVDVGDKGVVVGQIPQVEHTYQYFHSRYSFIKEMGVAMGESTAGVRRELREARGWIDCWTAQDIALERASTAREAVRIMGDLVEQYGWYGSGEIMNVTDGDEVWIAEFYGRDLWVAVRMPDDCVFVGANTMRIRDVDFEDTENVMYSPNLISYAVEQGWYDPNSGEPFRPADVYAPRSSGNIREWRAFSLMAPSMGYEYLDVHYPLWIKPDKKLSVWDIFTISGDWYEGTEFDLTKGIGAGPFGDPFASYRVGGRQRPIGIYLSCYVQISQIKNWLPPVIGSVVWFGYGGGGTQYHTPLWPAMSELPEFYQVGSRYEDFRRDSGWWTSTYVQEMTRLRFKDAIVDLRNFRDPKMQAVYQTVPKIQELATELYETDKDAALAIISDYAYNTAVAWQADWLKFGDYLVGKYCADRINFGTGLPKEWGELLDSLNN; this is encoded by the coding sequence GTGAAATTGAAGCTGAAAGCGTTCCTGGTACTTGTGATTTTGCTGGTCTTCTTGAGTAGTACCGCGCTTACCTGTACCATACTTGCCGTTGGCAAGGATGCATCGGTGGATGGTTCGACAATTGTTACCCACAACGACGATTCCAGTTCGGCCGACTTCAGGCTGTGGATAATCCCGGCTATAGACTGGCCGGAAGGTTCGATGAGAGATATCGTGATCGATTCTCACAACTACATTGATTACGGTGACTTTCCCTTCGTTGATGTTGGTGACAAGGGAGTAGTTGTGGGACAGATTCCTCAGGTGGAGCACACCTACCAGTATTTCCACTCCAGATACTCGTTTATCAAAGAAATGGGAGTTGCAATGGGTGAGTCCACTGCCGGAGTTAGAAGGGAACTGAGAGAGGCCAGAGGTTGGATCGACTGCTGGACGGCTCAGGATATCGCTCTCGAGAGGGCCTCCACGGCAAGAGAAGCGGTCAGAATCATGGGGGATCTTGTCGAGCAGTACGGTTGGTACGGTTCAGGCGAGATAATGAACGTAACTGATGGAGATGAGGTCTGGATAGCCGAATTCTACGGACGTGATCTCTGGGTTGCAGTGAGGATGCCGGACGACTGTGTTTTCGTCGGTGCAAACACGATGAGAATTCGAGATGTCGATTTTGAAGACACTGAAAATGTGATGTACTCCCCGAATCTTATTTCTTATGCGGTTGAACAGGGATGGTACGATCCAAATTCCGGAGAACCCTTCAGACCGGCAGATGTGTATGCCCCGAGGAGCAGCGGAAACATTCGCGAATGGAGAGCATTCAGCTTGATGGCTCCATCCATGGGGTACGAGTACCTAGATGTCCACTACCCTCTCTGGATAAAACCCGATAAGAAACTTTCCGTTTGGGACATTTTCACAATTTCTGGAGATTGGTACGAAGGAACGGAATTCGACCTGACTAAAGGAATTGGTGCCGGGCCTTTTGGCGATCCATTTGCAAGCTACAGAGTCGGAGGAAGGCAGAGACCCATAGGTATCTACTTGAGTTGTTATGTTCAGATCAGTCAGATCAAGAACTGGTTGCCGCCTGTAATTGGATCAGTAGTATGGTTTGGATATGGTGGAGGCGGCACACAGTACCATACTCCTCTTTGGCCGGCAATGTCTGAGCTGCCAGAGTTCTATCAGGTTGGCTCGAGATATGAAGACTTCAGAAGAGATTCTGGATGGTGGACAAGTACATATGTACAGGAAATGACTAGACTGAGATTCAAAGATGCCATTGTTGATCTAAGAAACTTCAGGGATCCAAAGATGCAGGCAGTGTATCAGACGGTGCCAAAGATTCAAGAACTTGCCACAGAACTATACGAGACCGATAAGGATGCCGCGCTTGCTATCATAAGTGATTATGCTTACAATACGGCGGTTGCATGGCAGGCCGACTGGCTAAAGTTTGGAGATTACTTGGTGGGCAAATACTGTGCAGACAGGATTAACTTTGGAACAGGTCTGCCTAAAGAATGGGGCGAACTTCTGGACTCTTTGAACAACTAG
- a CDS encoding CoA transferase subunit A, with translation MKVVGMKKIVSLIEKGSSVMIGGFLGCGSPDSIIDEIVKNEISGLTLVANDTAFPETGIGKLIVNKCASKIVVSHIGTNPETQRQMIDGELEVELVPQGTLAERIRAGGVGLGGVLTPTGVGTVVQDGKKVLTVDGRDYLMELPLRADFALVKAKKADYFGNLVFSLTARNFNPLMVLACDTVLVEVEEIVPIGSLSPDEIHIPGVFVHYIVVGGRVQ, from the coding sequence TTGAAAGTCGTGGGAATGAAAAAGATCGTCTCACTGATTGAAAAAGGTTCATCTGTGATGATAGGAGGGTTTCTAGGTTGTGGTTCTCCAGACTCAATTATCGATGAGATCGTTAAGAACGAAATCTCTGGTTTGACTCTTGTAGCAAACGATACTGCCTTTCCAGAAACGGGGATAGGAAAACTCATTGTCAACAAGTGTGCTTCCAAGATTGTTGTCTCTCATATAGGAACAAATCCTGAGACACAACGTCAGATGATTGACGGAGAGCTGGAGGTAGAGCTTGTTCCGCAGGGTACTCTGGCCGAGAGAATTAGAGCCGGTGGTGTAGGCTTAGGAGGCGTTCTGACGCCAACAGGTGTCGGGACTGTGGTTCAGGATGGAAAAAAGGTTTTAACAGTGGATGGCAGAGATTACCTGATGGAACTTCCTCTAAGAGCCGATTTTGCTTTGGTGAAGGCCAAGAAAGCCGATTACTTCGGAAATCTGGTATTCTCTTTGACTGCAAGGAATTTCAACCCTCTGATGGTCCTAGCATGTGATACGGTGCTTGTAGAGGTTGAAGAAATCGTTCCAATTGGTTCCCTGTCGCCGGATGAAATTCATATTCCTGGAGTTTTCGTTCATTACATTGTTGTCGGAGGTAGAGTGCAATGA
- a CDS encoding 3-oxoacid CoA-transferase subunit B has translation MMDPKERIARRIGRELGDGDLVNLGIGIPTLVSNYIPAGIRVFFQSENGIIGMGPLPEEGMENRDLTNAGGQYVTALPGSAVFDSAMSFSIIRGGHLDVTVLGGLQVDERGILANWMVPGKMVPGMGGAMDLVTGAKRVIVAMTHTSRGNPKIVKQCTLPITSNRRVDLIVTELAVIEPFAGGLLLKEKASEVTVDEVQSLTEARLFVAEDLKDMI, from the coding sequence ATGATGGACCCAAAAGAGAGAATAGCAAGAAGAATTGGACGGGAACTGGGTGACGGAGATCTGGTAAATCTGGGGATTGGAATTCCCACCCTGGTCTCAAACTATATACCAGCGGGTATAAGGGTGTTTTTTCAATCAGAAAATGGCATCATCGGCATGGGACCATTACCGGAAGAAGGAATGGAGAATAGAGATCTTACAAATGCCGGGGGTCAATATGTAACGGCTCTACCGGGTTCGGCAGTTTTCGACAGTGCCATGTCTTTTTCAATAATCAGAGGTGGACATCTCGACGTCACTGTCCTAGGAGGTCTTCAGGTCGATGAGCGTGGGATTCTGGCTAACTGGATGGTCCCTGGCAAGATGGTGCCAGGTATGGGCGGTGCAATGGACCTAGTGACTGGAGCTAAACGTGTTATTGTCGCCATGACACATACATCTAGGGGAAATCCGAAAATCGTGAAACAATGCACTCTTCCCATAACTTCAAACAGACGAGTAGACCTTATTGTTACAGAGTTAGCGGTAATCGAACCCTTTGCCGGAGGACTTCTGTTGAAAGAGAAGGCAAGTGAGGTGACAGTTGACGAGGTACAGTCTCTAACAGAGGCTCGGCTATTTGTCGCTGAGGATCTTAAGGACATGATCTAG
- a CDS encoding dipeptidase has translation MKKVLIILIVALISFASAAVACTILGVGKDAMVNGSTIITHNDDSTSADFRLWIIPAMDWPEGSMRDIVLDSHNYIDYGNYPEVNIGSKGTLIGQIPQVPHTYQYFHSRYSFMNEKGVAVSESTFGIDTSTDYGKEVRKVLWTDSKGIIDCWTAQDIALERAATAREAVRIMGDLVEQYGWSTVGGGGETMTVADGEETWIVEFYGRDIWAGVRIPSDHFTVAANRARIMEVDLEDTENVMASPNIVSFAVEQGWYDPSSGKPFNIAEIYAPNDSLYATRREWRAFDLVAPSLGLSPHDLRFPLSVKPDRLLTVHDIFAIKGDYYQGTDYDLTVGLAAGPWGDPLRYANTGKTGSWERSINMHRTCYVHIGETNSAYAEPFKGISWFGYGAPDTSYIVPLWPIMRELPKFYETGSRYEEFRRDSGWWVNSYVQQMAELHYNLAIQDIRNYRDPKLEVLYKVTPEVQKIATDMYETDPEAAIDFVSNYAFMNAVAWHEEWKLLGDRLLGNYALGYVNFKSSPYPDWWNEAIGYGFPER, from the coding sequence ATGAAGAAAGTTTTAATAATTCTGATTGTGGCATTGATAAGTTTCGCAAGTGCAGCCGTTGCATGTACTATCCTTGGAGTCGGCAAGGATGCAATGGTTAATGGTTCAACTATCATTACGCACAACGATGATTCAACCAGTGCGGATTTCCGTCTGTGGATTATCCCTGCGATGGATTGGCCGGAAGGTTCAATGAGAGATATCGTGCTCGATTCTCACAACTACATCGATTACGGCAACTATCCCGAAGTGAACATTGGTTCGAAGGGGACTCTCATAGGACAGATTCCTCAGGTTCCTCACACCTATCAGTACTTCCACTCAAGATACTCCTTCATGAACGAGAAAGGAGTTGCCGTAAGCGAATCAACATTTGGTATCGACACCAGTACCGATTATGGCAAGGAAGTAAGAAAGGTTCTCTGGACGGACTCTAAGGGAATCATTGACTGCTGGACGGCACAGGATATTGCTCTCGAGAGAGCCGCGACCGCGAGAGAAGCTGTAAGGATCATGGGTGATCTCGTCGAGCAGTATGGATGGAGCACGGTTGGTGGCGGCGGAGAGACAATGACCGTTGCCGACGGCGAAGAGACCTGGATCGTTGAGTTCTACGGAAGAGATATTTGGGCTGGTGTAAGGATTCCAAGTGACCACTTCACAGTTGCAGCAAATAGAGCAAGAATCATGGAAGTTGATCTCGAGGATACAGAAAACGTTATGGCTTCCCCGAACATAGTGTCCTTTGCCGTGGAACAGGGATGGTATGATCCCAGTTCAGGCAAGCCATTCAACATAGCCGAGATTTACGCTCCGAACGACAGCCTTTACGCAACAAGAAGAGAGTGGAGAGCATTCGACCTCGTAGCTCCTTCTCTGGGACTCAGCCCACACGACTTGAGATTCCCGCTTTCTGTTAAGCCCGACAGACTTCTCACCGTACATGATATCTTTGCGATCAAGGGTGATTACTATCAGGGAACGGATTACGACCTGACAGTTGGACTGGCTGCGGGCCCCTGGGGAGATCCTCTAAGATATGCCAATACTGGTAAGACGGGTTCTTGGGAGAGAAGTATCAATATGCACAGAACCTGCTATGTCCACATAGGCGAGACAAACTCTGCCTATGCAGAACCGTTCAAGGGAATCAGCTGGTTTGGTTACGGCGCGCCTGATACAAGCTACATAGTTCCATTGTGGCCGATAATGAGAGAGCTTCCCAAGTTCTACGAGACCGGTAGCAGATACGAAGAGTTCAGAAGAGACTCTGGTTGGTGGGTCAACTCTTATGTGCAGCAGATGGCCGAACTTCACTATAACCTCGCTATCCAGGATATCAGGAACTACAGGGATCCTAAACTGGAAGTTCTCTACAAGGTTACACCGGAAGTTCAGAAGATAGCTACTGATATGTATGAGACGGATCCAGAAGCTGCCATAGATTTCGTCTCCAACTATGCTTTCATGAACGCGGTTGCATGGCACGAAGAATGGAAACTTCTTGGTGACAGGCTTCTTGGAAACTACGCACTCGGATATGTCAATTTCAAATCCTCACCATATCCCGATTGGTGGAACGAAGCAATCGGTTATGGCTTCCCAGAGAGATAG
- a CDS encoding DEAD/DEAH box helicase: MIDPRLNQKLVDLFSYRYRWQSLREIQSKTIPPVLDGKNLLLIAGTASGKTEAVMIPVVNRLLELSAGLKCIYFAPLKSLINDVASRLELILRPFGMVVGKWHGDLTKSEKFSTAKEASILVTTPESVEGIFLSENIDLLSKIEFVIIDEVHAFIDSPRGAQLASLMERIKILSGIDQQRIAMSATVGNPELLMEWLSGSSNRESEIVTDDSKSKRTIEVLTEGEISPAEYLARLLEETDDKILLFSYSRAKAEDFAASAKALGLAIPVHHSSVSKSLRVEIEEEFKRDKKLRAIVATSTLEMGIDIGDIDRVIFLEIPPSAASFLQRAGRAGRKKNKSTISVFIEDPQSLYNLLGILDMLEEGSVELLKPSSFHLPLLGHQLIGLTKTAGSLCKEDLTVLKRAFPFRQIGSADFEIVLDHLVKESFLARRGNAITSGAATAEMIGSGKEKMDFVVLFPGGFDYSVIFNGHEIGKIHPAVLSTSSDDEVSFLLGGRSFLVKEVSPARKTVHVVLGDSGKPPSWFGSSSLMTKEFARAIKSSLAEIKIPDGVVLSQDASQTLLDFIDNHRASSISISLRNSRKSVIIETFAGDMSNIFLSLCIKAVSGIKKISSSWHSVIVKDGIDIDELHEMLLAISRMEENEIKGILSTYLRENPNELKKLYELLGEKLDRFVPQQLLVKYVIHRFFDSLLLKELSEAVMVTDADS; this comes from the coding sequence GTGATTGATCCCAGACTAAATCAGAAGCTTGTGGATCTCTTCTCTTATAGATATCGCTGGCAGAGCTTGAGAGAGATTCAGAGCAAAACTATTCCCCCTGTGCTGGATGGAAAGAACTTGTTGCTGATTGCGGGTACGGCTTCAGGAAAAACGGAAGCAGTAATGATACCCGTAGTTAATAGACTACTTGAGCTTTCGGCTGGTCTGAAATGCATTTACTTCGCTCCACTGAAATCTTTGATCAACGACGTGGCTTCTCGACTTGAACTCATTCTGAGACCTTTTGGTATGGTAGTGGGGAAGTGGCACGGTGATCTCACAAAATCAGAGAAGTTCTCTACTGCGAAGGAGGCCTCCATACTCGTAACGACACCTGAATCAGTTGAAGGTATCTTTTTGAGTGAGAATATAGATTTGCTTTCAAAGATAGAATTCGTGATAATAGATGAGGTGCATGCTTTCATCGATTCTCCAAGAGGCGCTCAGCTTGCTTCTTTAATGGAGAGAATTAAGATTCTCTCTGGTATTGATCAACAGAGAATTGCAATGTCCGCAACTGTTGGAAACCCCGAACTCCTTATGGAATGGCTTAGTGGGAGCTCAAACAGAGAATCCGAAATAGTAACTGACGACAGCAAGAGCAAGAGAACCATTGAGGTTCTCACGGAAGGAGAGATCTCTCCAGCCGAATACCTCGCAAGGCTCCTTGAGGAGACTGACGACAAGATTCTACTCTTTTCTTACTCGCGAGCGAAAGCCGAGGATTTTGCAGCTTCTGCAAAAGCGTTAGGACTGGCTATTCCGGTTCACCACAGTTCCGTATCAAAGAGCTTAAGGGTAGAGATTGAGGAGGAGTTTAAGAGGGACAAGAAACTGAGGGCTATTGTAGCCACTTCGACGCTGGAAATGGGCATAGACATAGGCGATATAGATAGGGTGATCTTTCTTGAGATACCTCCATCAGCGGCTTCATTCCTTCAAAGAGCTGGCCGTGCCGGAAGAAAGAAGAACAAATCCACAATATCCGTTTTCATAGAGGATCCTCAAAGTCTCTATAATCTTCTGGGAATACTCGATATGCTAGAAGAAGGATCCGTTGAGCTACTCAAGCCTAGCAGTTTTCATCTTCCTTTGCTGGGCCATCAGTTGATCGGCCTAACCAAGACTGCCGGTTCTTTGTGCAAGGAAGATCTTACAGTGCTCAAGAGAGCCTTCCCTTTCCGACAAATCGGCAGCGCGGATTTCGAAATCGTTTTGGATCACCTCGTTAAGGAATCCTTCCTGGCAAGAAGAGGAAATGCGATAACTTCGGGGGCTGCTACCGCCGAGATGATCGGAAGCGGAAAGGAAAAGATGGACTTTGTTGTCCTCTTTCCCGGGGGATTTGATTACTCCGTTATTTTCAACGGACACGAAATTGGAAAGATTCACCCTGCAGTTCTTAGCACTTCCTCTGACGATGAAGTCAGTTTTCTTCTGGGGGGAAGATCATTCCTTGTAAAAGAAGTCAGTCCTGCCAGGAAGACAGTTCATGTTGTTTTAGGTGACAGCGGCAAACCGCCTTCTTGGTTTGGAAGCAGTTCGTTGATGACAAAGGAGTTCGCAAGGGCCATAAAGTCTTCTCTGGCAGAGATAAAGATTCCTGATGGAGTAGTTCTCTCACAGGACGCTTCACAAACGCTTCTTGACTTCATCGATAATCACAGGGCATCATCTATTTCAATTTCCCTTCGAAACTCAAGAAAAAGTGTAATAATCGAAACCTTCGCGGGCGATATGTCAAACATCTTTCTCTCTCTGTGCATAAAGGCAGTTTCCGGTATCAAGAAGATTAGCTCTAGCTGGCACAGCGTAATAGTAAAGGACGGAATCGATATCGATGAGCTACACGAAATGTTGCTCGCGATTTCAAGAATGGAAGAAAATGAAATCAAAGGGATTCTCTCAACCTATCTCAGAGAAAACCCGAATGAGCTAAAGAAACTGTACGAACTCTTAGGCGAAAAACTCGATAGATTCGTTCCTCAACAACTCCTTGTAAAGTATGTAATACACAGATTCTTCGACTCCCTCTTACTGAAGGAACTGTCTGAAGCCGTAATGGTAACAGATGCTGACTCCTAA
- a CDS encoding DUF6305 family protein gives MRKVLIVVLLSMVLFTTGLFAVVSGDPVVEGQLPFLLTNAGQGPGGKMARLLIWQSGAIEDTDFDYNAEPLKENPNDLTAREYKMLFVIIGSSAKGLGASGITIDEEIVRLNKMIEEAKRLNMFIIAAHIEGKARRGNPGSADERSIDAIAPYADYLIVMKEGNLDGKFTRIAEEKDIPLTLIDNTIDFMQVIKLMFPAE, from the coding sequence ATGAGAAAGGTATTGATTGTGGTCTTACTAAGCATGGTTCTATTCACAACTGGTCTATTTGCGGTTGTATCTGGAGACCCAGTAGTTGAGGGTCAACTACCGTTTCTTCTCACCAACGCGGGGCAGGGTCCCGGCGGCAAAATGGCAAGGCTTCTAATATGGCAGAGCGGAGCAATTGAAGACACGGATTTCGATTACAATGCAGAACCACTTAAAGAAAATCCGAACGATCTTACTGCGAGAGAATACAAGATGCTTTTCGTTATCATCGGTTCTTCTGCAAAGGGCCTTGGCGCATCGGGTATAACTATTGATGAAGAGATAGTGAGACTCAACAAGATGATAGAAGAAGCCAAGAGACTCAACATGTTTATTATTGCCGCTCACATTGAAGGAAAGGCAAGAAGGGGAAATCCCGGAAGTGCAGACGAACGGTCAATTGATGCGATTGCACCATATGCAGACTACCTAATTGTGATGAAAGAGGGAAACTTAGATGGTAAATTCACTAGGATAGCTGAAGAGAAAGATATCCCCCTCACTCTCATCGACAACACGATTGATTTCATGCAGGTAATTAAATTGATGTTCCCGGCCGAATGA